A single genomic interval of Lathyrus oleraceus cultivar Zhongwan6 chromosome 7, CAAS_Psat_ZW6_1.0, whole genome shotgun sequence harbors:
- the LOC127108351 gene encoding eukaryotic translation initiation factor 4B2, producing the protein MSKPWGNIGAWAADSERAEAEEREAAAEAATAGSANFPSLREAVTAKPKKNKKMSLSEFTGGGYASGGSAAAYPRLTPDEMLRLPTGPKERSAEEMQFNRLGGGFSSFDRSGRGRDRDGGSGDASWGAGRRSYGGFDDERRAPNSRVSDLDQHSRADEVDNWASVKKPLPSFDSGRQNRYSGGGGGGGGGGAFGGESKADGVDNWAVGKKALPVRSSDYRDSGMNPDRWSKGSAVEPDRWSKGSAVEPDRWSRGSPRDMEQQRPRLVLDPRKGDGSVNEAPAKTNKPNPFGAARPREEVLAEKGYDWKKLDSEIEAKKTSRPTSSHSSRPSSAQSNRSEGPDSALKPRPKVNPFGDAKPREVLLSERGKDWRKIDLELEHRAVDRLETIEEKLLKEEIDNLKKEIEKESSISSNKEVNDAVGGQTGTHAMLLEKEKELELLIRDLDDKVRFGQKAVERPGSSSGKTAGFPDRPLSRSGSFEDSRSVDFSDRPRSRGTGDMSRPTDDRRQFQGSKDRGWFSNSSDLNRPRSRERW; encoded by the exons ATGTCGAAACCCTGGGGCAACATCGGAGCTTGGGCCGCCGATTCCGAGCGCGCCGAAGCCGAGGAGCGCGAAGCCGCCGCTGAGGCAGCCACCGCCGGGTCAGCCAACTTCCCGAGTCTCAGGGAAGCCGTGACCGCTAAGCCGAAGAAGAATAAGAAGATGTCGCTTTCTGAGTTCACCGGAGGCGGTTACGCCTCTGGTGGTAGTGCCGCTGCTTATCCTCGTCTGACGCCGGACGAGATGCTTCGTCTTCCTACCGGGCCCAAGGAACGTTCCGCTGAGGAAATGCAGTTTAACCGTCTCGGTGGTGGTTTCTCCTCTTTTGACCGTTCTGGTCGAGGTCGAGATCGCGACGGAGGCTCTGGAGATGCTTCGTGGGGTGCTGGAAGAAGATCCTATGGTGGATTTGATGATGAACGCAGGGCACCGAATTCTAGGGTTTCGGATTTGGATCAACATTCGAGGGCTGACGAGGTGGATAATTGGGCTTCGGTGAAAAAGCCACTTCCCTCGTTTGATTCAGGCCGGCAAAATCGATACAGTGGCggcggtggtggtggtggtggtggagGTGCTTTTGGTGGTGAATCTAAGGCTGATGGAGTGGACAATTGGGCGGTTGGTAAAAAAGCTCTTCCTGTTAGGTCTTCTGATTATCGTGATTCTGGCATGAATCCAGATCGCTGGTCCAAGGGTTCTGCTGTGGAACCAGATCGCTGGTCCAAGGGTTCTGCTGTGGAACCAGATCGCTGGTCTAGGGGATCACCACGTGATATGGAGCAACAGCGGCCAAGGTTGGTGTTGGATCCAAGGAAAGGTGATGGTTCTGTAAATGAAGCTCCGGCAAAGACAAATAAGCCGAATCCATTCGGGGCTGCAAGGCCTAGGGAGGAAGTGTTAGCTGAGAAAGGATATGATTGGAAGAAGCTTGATTCTGAGATTGAGGCAAAAAAGACGAGTAGGCCTACGAGTTCACATTCCAGCAGGCCTTCAAGTGCTCAGTCAAATCGCTCTGAAGGTCCAGACTCAGCGCTGAAGCCGAGGCCAAAGGTTAATCCCTTTGGAGATGCCAAACCCAGGGAGGTTTTGCTTAGCGAGCGTGGCAAGGATTGGCGGAAGATTGATCTTGAATTGGAGCATCGTGCCGTTGATAG GCTTGAGACCATTGAGGAAAAATTATTAAAAGAAGAAATTGATAATTTAAAGAAGGAAATTGAGAAGGAGTCTTCAATAAGTTCAAATAAAGAAGTGAATGATGCTGTTGGAGGCCAAACTGGTACACATGCAATGCTACTAGAGAAAGAAAAGGAGCTGGAACTACTTATCCGTGATTTGGATGATAAAGTTCGTTTTGGGCAAAAAGCTGTGGAAAGGCCAGGTTCGTCATCAGGAAAGACTGCTGGTTTTCCTGATCGACCACTATCTCGTTCTGGCTCATTTGAGGATTCTAGAAGCGTGGATTTTTCGGACCGACCCCGTTCCCGTGGCACAGGAGATATGTCGCGTCCTACTGATGACAGAAGACAATTTCAAGGTAGCAAGGACAGGGGGTGGTTTTCAAACAGCAGTGACTTGAATAG GCCAAGGTCCAGAGAGAGATGGTGA